In the genome of Candidatus Eisenbacteria bacterium, the window TCGCCGAGGTGGCGATCCGCGCGATCCGCGGCTGCCGCGCGCTCGGCGTTCCGATCCTTCTCACCGAGCAGGTCCCCGAGGCGCTCGGCCCCACGATCGACGAGGTCCGCGCAGCGCTCGATGGGATCGGCCCGATCGTGAAGAGAGCGTTCTCCTGCTGCGGCGAGCGCGCGTTCCTGGAAGCGATCGAGCGGGCCGGCCGACGAGACGTTCTCCTCTCCGGCATCGAGAGCCACGTCTGCGTCTATCAGACCGCGCGCGATCTAATCGAGAGAGGGTATGAGGTTCACGTTCTCGCGGACGCCGTCTCTTCGAGGCGAGCGAGGGACCGGGAGATCGCCCTTCGCCGTTTCGAGCAGATGGGAGCGCGCCTCGCGTCCGTCGAGATGGTCCTCTTCGATCTTCTCCGCGAGGCGGGGACCGACGAGTTCCGCAAGATCCTGAAGATTGTGAAATAGACGGCGGTGGCGGAGACACCGATCCGCTTCTCGGCAGCGGAACAGCGAGAGAGATTGGGCATTGGGAAGCCGGAACGTTTCCTCGCTAGCCTGGATTACGCACGCGTTTTCGTCGCGAGGACGCGGAGCTAGGGGCCGAGAGGCCGACCTGGACGAGCCGCTCCCGGAAACGTAGTCTCGGCACTACGCTCTAGGAAGCGGCGACGGAAGGGAGGCCTCTTGAGGCCGCGATCAGCGGCCGCAGCAGGAAACGGGTGCATGATCCAGGCTCAGGCTCCCGCGACGGCGAGGAAGAGCGCGCGCAGGATCGTGACGAAAGGAACGATGATCTTCCCGAGGATTCCCGTCACGAGAAGACCGATCACGAGGAACATGCCGTACGGCTCAAGCTCCCAATAGAACCGCGCGATCCCCTCTGGAAGGAACGGGAGGATGACGCGCGAGCCGTCGAGAGGCGGGATCGGCATCAGGTTGAAGACGGCGAGGACGACGTTGATCACGATGCCGTAGTGGAGCATGTGGGCGACGATTCCGGTCCCGAGAGATGGGCCCGCGAAGCGAAGGATGAGCGCCGACGCGAGCGCGAGAAGGAGGTTCGACGCGGGACCGGCGCCGCCGGTCAGCGCCATCCCGTTCATCGGCTGCCGGAAATACATCGGGTTGATCGGAACCGGCTTCGCCCATCCGAAGAGGAACCGGCTCCCGCTGAACACGAGCGCGAGAGGGACGATGATCGATCCGACGAGATCGACGTGGGAGATCGGGTTCAGCGTGAGACGTCCCGCGTCGTTCGCCGTCGGATCGCCGAGGCGATACGCCACGTATCCGT includes:
- a CDS encoding hydrolase produces the protein MRLLPTNTILVVIDIQAKLFPHMQEREALAEVAIRAIRGCRALGVPILLTEQVPEALGPTIDEVRAALDGIGPIVKRAFSCCGERAFLEAIERAGRRDVLLSGIESHVCVYQTARDLIERGYEVHVLADAVSSRRARDREIALRRFEQMGARLASVEMVLFDLLREAGTDEFRKILKIVK
- a CDS encoding site-2 protease family protein codes for the protein MIEALPMLLVLFFSIVVHEYAHGYVAYRLGDPTANDAGRLTLNPISHVDLVGSIIVPLALVFSGSRFLFGWAKPVPINPMYFRQPMNGMALTGGAGPASNLLLALASALILRFAGPSLGTGIVAHMLHYGIVINVVLAVFNLMPIPPLDGSRVILPFLPEGIARFYWELEPYGMFLVIGLLVTGILGKIIVPFVTILRALFLAVAGA